The proteins below come from a single Roseiflexus sp. RS-1 genomic window:
- the fabD gene encoding ACP S-malonyltransferase yields MNTFDDMKKRIALVFPGQGSQYVGMGKELYEASPAARRIFEQADQVLGFELSKLCFEGPQEELDDTVNAQPAILTVSIACLEALKERFGPFGYLGAPSLVAGHSLGEFTALVAAGVLDFEDALKLVRERGRLMKESGEQRPGGMAAVVGLDDKTLEEVVQEAQAEGVVSVANANSPGQTVLSGEHRALQRAMELAKARGAKLVQRLQVSIAAHSPLMQSASARFNELLDRFQLRPPEVPLIANISGRALTTVEELRQELSQQLTRPVQWTRSVQEMVSHGVDTIVEVGPRQVLSGLIKRITPHARPVPLTDTEVARLVAQTTSEEEGSGI; encoded by the coding sequence TTGAATACCTTTGATGACATGAAAAAGCGAATCGCGCTGGTTTTTCCAGGGCAGGGTTCGCAGTATGTAGGCATGGGCAAAGAGTTGTACGAAGCATCGCCCGCTGCACGTCGTATTTTCGAGCAGGCTGATCAGGTGCTGGGCTTCGAACTCTCGAAACTCTGCTTCGAAGGTCCTCAGGAGGAACTCGACGATACCGTCAACGCCCAACCGGCGATTCTTACGGTCAGCATTGCGTGCCTGGAAGCGCTGAAGGAGCGTTTCGGACCCTTCGGTTATCTGGGGGCGCCCTCGCTCGTCGCCGGTCACAGCCTGGGTGAGTTTACCGCACTGGTCGCAGCTGGCGTGCTCGATTTCGAGGATGCGCTCAAACTGGTGCGTGAACGCGGGCGATTGATGAAGGAGAGCGGGGAGCAACGCCCTGGCGGCATGGCTGCGGTCGTTGGTCTCGACGACAAGACGCTTGAGGAGGTCGTTCAAGAAGCGCAGGCGGAGGGCGTCGTTTCGGTCGCCAATGCGAATTCACCTGGACAAACGGTGCTTTCCGGCGAGCATCGTGCGTTGCAGCGCGCAATGGAACTGGCGAAGGCGCGCGGTGCGAAGCTGGTTCAGCGGTTGCAGGTGAGCATTGCGGCGCACTCGCCATTGATGCAGAGCGCATCGGCGCGATTCAACGAACTGCTTGATCGGTTCCAGTTGCGTCCCCCAGAAGTGCCGCTCATCGCCAATATCAGCGGTCGCGCGCTGACGACCGTCGAAGAGTTGCGGCAGGAATTATCGCAGCAGTTGACCCGCCCGGTGCAGTGGACGCGCTCGGTGCAGGAAATGGTGTCGCATGGAGTCGATACAATCGTTGAGGTTGGTCCGCGTCAGGTGCTGTCGGGGTTGATTAAGCGCATTACGCCGCATGCCAGACCAGTGCCGCTTACCGATACCGAAGTTGCCAGGCTGGTAGCGCAGACGACGAGCGAAGAGGAAGGTTCTGGCATTTGA
- the fabF gene encoding beta-ketoacyl-ACP synthase II: MSTAQRVVITGLGAVTPCGVSVPSMWEALLAGRSGIGPITRFDASGFAIRIAGEVRGFSLDPAVDPREARRMPLNVRYALNAALEAVHDARLDMTREDPEQVGVVFGSGAGGLDLIFDNHDVLRERGPRRVSPTLIANMIPDAASGYIAIQLGAQGPNMAVVAACSTGGHNVGEAYELIRRGDAAVVIAGGSEAPIHPTIVASFSNMRGLAEDNLNPERACKPFDARRDGFILSEGAGALVLESLEHALARGAPIIAEIVGYGNSCDAGDMIAADDQGRGAARAMAMALRKSGLPPDAVDYINAHGTGTPLNDLAETRAIKSVFGDHAYRLAVSSTKSMLGHMMGAAGAVEALICALVIRDGRLPPTINLEEPDPDCDLDYVPNVARAANVRVALSNSIGLGGHNSALLMRRFEG; encoded by the coding sequence ATGAGCACTGCGCAGCGGGTTGTGATTACAGGGTTGGGGGCGGTTACCCCCTGTGGCGTGTCGGTTCCTTCGATGTGGGAGGCGCTCCTTGCCGGGCGTAGCGGGATAGGACCGATTACGCGCTTCGATGCTTCTGGTTTTGCCATTCGGATCGCTGGCGAGGTGCGGGGTTTTTCCCTCGATCCTGCCGTCGATCCGCGTGAGGCGCGCCGCATGCCGCTGAATGTGCGGTATGCGCTCAATGCGGCGCTCGAAGCGGTGCACGATGCGCGCCTCGATATGACGCGCGAAGATCCGGAGCAGGTAGGGGTGGTGTTCGGCAGCGGCGCTGGCGGTCTCGATCTGATCTTCGACAATCATGATGTGCTGCGCGAACGTGGTCCCCGGCGCGTGTCTCCAACGTTGATCGCTAATATGATCCCGGATGCGGCAAGCGGCTACATTGCGATCCAGTTGGGCGCGCAGGGTCCGAACATGGCGGTCGTTGCGGCATGCTCCACCGGTGGACATAACGTTGGTGAAGCGTATGAACTGATCCGCCGGGGTGATGCGGCAGTGGTTATTGCAGGCGGCAGCGAGGCGCCAATCCATCCGACGATTGTGGCATCGTTCTCGAATATGCGCGGTCTGGCGGAGGATAACCTCAACCCTGAGCGCGCCTGTAAGCCGTTCGATGCCCGTCGGGACGGGTTCATTCTATCGGAGGGCGCGGGTGCACTGGTGCTGGAAAGCCTGGAACATGCGCTGGCGCGCGGCGCGCCGATCATCGCCGAGATTGTCGGGTATGGCAACAGTTGTGATGCAGGCGATATGATCGCCGCCGACGATCAGGGGCGGGGCGCGGCGCGCGCGATGGCGATGGCATTGCGCAAATCCGGCTTGCCGCCCGATGCCGTCGATTATATCAATGCCCATGGCACCGGGACGCCACTCAACGATCTTGCCGAAACCCGCGCGATCAAGTCGGTTTTTGGAGATCATGCGTACCGTCTGGCGGTCAGTTCCACCAAATCGATGCTGGGTCACATGATGGGCGCGGCTGGCGCAGTCGAGGCGCTGATCTGCGCGCTTGTCATTCGTGATGGTCGCCTGCCGCCGACGATTAACCTCGAAGAGCCAGACCCCGATTGCGATCTGGACTATGTGCCAAATGTCGCGCGTGCGGCCAATGTGCGTGTGGCGCTGTCAAACTCGATCGGGTTAGGCGGTCACAATTCTGCGCTGCTGATGCGCCGCTTCGAGGGGTGA
- a CDS encoding glycosyltransferase family 4 protein produces the protein MNILLPTDVFPPRCGGAGWSAHALALALIARGHTVTAIVPREGQEGIRTGDILGVPTVFAGYRAPRIPFVRNYARNERLWPHLAQVIIETSTSPPFHHPATIIHAQHVQVAPSAVIAGRRIGAPVVISVRDHWPWDYFATGLHGDRIPYPRQTWASLATDLPARLGPLPGAVALPAIPYMLAHLAHRRAALRQADAVIAGSRYIAGRLANLVTSERLHIIPNIVDLAMIDAQIAAPSDLIPPDERFVLYVGKLERNKGAHLLGEIVQQAGAALHRHTLVIAGSGPLRADLEVAMRVSRVRARFLDWIDHNDVLRLMARCDLLLFPSAWGEPLSRVLLEACACGAPILAMPTGGTPDIIVDGESGALAATVSNFARRLAELLERPAERRALGAGARRRAEQRFAPDVVAGQVERLYQSLRESARRAAP, from the coding sequence ATGAACATCCTGCTCCCAACAGACGTTTTCCCCCCGCGTTGCGGCGGCGCTGGCTGGAGCGCGCATGCGCTGGCGCTGGCGTTGATTGCACGCGGTCATACGGTCACCGCGATTGTGCCGCGTGAGGGACAGGAGGGGATACGCACCGGTGACATCCTCGGCGTGCCGACGGTGTTTGCCGGTTATCGTGCGCCGCGCATCCCGTTCGTGCGCAACTACGCACGCAACGAGCGCTTGTGGCCCCATCTGGCGCAGGTGATTATCGAGACCAGCACATCGCCCCCCTTTCATCATCCGGCAACAATCATCCATGCCCAGCACGTCCAGGTGGCGCCATCCGCCGTCATTGCCGGGCGACGCATTGGCGCGCCGGTTGTCATTAGCGTGCGCGATCACTGGCCCTGGGACTACTTTGCGACCGGATTGCACGGCGACCGCATTCCCTACCCACGTCAAACGTGGGCATCGCTTGCCACCGATCTGCCAGCGCGGTTGGGTCCGCTGCCCGGCGCGGTTGCGTTGCCCGCCATTCCATACATGCTGGCGCATCTTGCACATCGCCGCGCCGCGCTGCGCCAGGCGGACGCCGTGATCGCCGGCAGTCGCTACATTGCCGGACGCCTGGCGAACCTGGTGACGTCAGAACGACTGCACATCATTCCAAACATTGTCGATCTGGCGATGATCGACGCTCAAATCGCCGCGCCGTCGGACCTGATTCCGCCTGATGAGCGATTTGTCCTCTATGTCGGCAAACTCGAACGCAACAAAGGGGCGCATCTGCTGGGCGAGATCGTGCAACAGGCAGGCGCTGCGCTCCACCGTCACACCCTCGTGATCGCTGGCAGCGGACCGTTGCGCGCCGATCTCGAAGTAGCGATGCGCGTGAGCCGGGTGCGCGCCCGGTTTCTCGACTGGATCGACCACAACGACGTGCTGCGATTAATGGCGCGATGCGATCTGCTCCTCTTTCCTTCGGCATGGGGGGAGCCGCTGAGTCGCGTCCTGCTGGAAGCATGCGCCTGTGGCGCACCCATCCTGGCAATGCCCACCGGCGGCACGCCGGACATTATCGTCGACGGCGAAAGCGGCGCGCTGGCGGCAACAGTGTCCAACTTTGCGCGTCGCCTGGCGGAACTGCTCGAACGACCCGCCGAGCGGCGCGCGCTTGGCGCCGGAGCGCGTCGTCGGGCGGAACAACGTTTTGCGCCTGATGTGGTCGCCGGGCAGGTGGAGCGTCTGTATCAATCGCTGAGAGAATCGGCGCGACGTGCAGCCCCATAA
- a CDS encoding glycosyltransferase family 4 protein — MNILYVASGIPVPGTLGGSVHTLEVARGLAQRGHTVDVVACTRPDVFDVAALLRPISSRYDRFRLHHIDVPKTLALLSAPVIMRLARALKPDIIIERYYNFAGAGILAARRLGVPSILEVNALIVDPPVVLKRRLDDLLGGPMRRWAVAQCRMADRIVTPLHTTVPPDIPRSRIVELPWGADVERFCIDRSQEGTTPALPTVVFLGSFRAWHGVLDAVRAGGLLIEQGRVCHFLLIGDGPQHAAAVRLAARWQGHFTFTGAVPYDDVPSLLARASIAVAPFDTAAHPALRAAGFFWSPLKVFEYMAAALPVVTIDIPPLNQIVRHGSEGLLYPEGDVDALAGAIAYLIDHPDEARAMGERGRARVTAHFSWSRHCEALEWVMEETLKVEG; from the coding sequence GTGAATATTCTCTACGTCGCCAGCGGCATTCCAGTCCCCGGTACGCTCGGCGGCTCGGTCCATACCCTCGAAGTTGCGCGCGGGCTGGCACAGCGCGGGCACACGGTCGATGTGGTTGCCTGCACTCGCCCTGACGTGTTCGATGTTGCCGCGCTGTTGCGCCCGATCTCGTCGCGCTATGATCGGTTTCGTTTGCACCACATCGATGTGCCCAAAACACTGGCGTTGCTCTCCGCACCCGTGATCATGCGCCTGGCGCGCGCCCTGAAACCGGACATCATTATCGAACGGTACTACAATTTCGCCGGCGCCGGTATTCTGGCAGCCCGTCGCCTCGGCGTACCGTCGATCCTCGAAGTCAATGCGTTGATTGTTGATCCGCCGGTTGTGTTGAAACGGCGTCTCGACGATCTGCTTGGCGGACCGATGCGGCGCTGGGCGGTTGCACAGTGCCGTATGGCAGACCGGATCGTCACACCGCTGCACACCACTGTGCCGCCTGACATTCCGCGTTCCCGCATCGTTGAATTGCCCTGGGGCGCCGATGTGGAACGCTTCTGCATTGATCGTTCGCAGGAAGGCACGACACCTGCCCTGCCAACCGTCGTTTTCCTCGGTTCGTTCCGCGCCTGGCATGGCGTGCTCGATGCGGTGCGCGCAGGAGGTCTCCTGATCGAACAGGGGCGCGTCTGCCATTTCCTCCTGATTGGCGATGGTCCGCAGCACGCTGCCGCAGTGCGCCTGGCGGCGCGCTGGCAGGGACATTTCACGTTCACCGGCGCCGTTCCCTACGACGATGTGCCATCACTCCTGGCGCGGGCATCGATCGCGGTCGCACCGTTCGACACCGCAGCCCATCCGGCGCTGCGCGCTGCCGGATTTTTCTGGTCGCCGTTGAAGGTCTTCGAGTATATGGCGGCGGCGCTGCCGGTCGTGACCATCGACATCCCGCCGCTCAATCAGATCGTGCGTCACGGAAGCGAAGGGTTGCTCTACCCCGAAGGCGACGTTGATGCACTGGCAGGGGCAATCGCATATCTGATCGACCATCCCGACGAAGCGCGCGCTATGGGAGAGCGCGGGCGGGCGCGCGTCACAGCGCATTTTTCATGGTCGCGGCACTGCGAGGCGCTGGAATGGGTGATGGAGGAGACGTTGAAGGTTGAAGGTTGA
- a CDS encoding cyclic-di-AMP receptor: MKLLIFVTDDSVADATVDALVEQGFRVTRLASTGGFLRKGRTTLLVGVEDAAVDHALNLVRGTAPGTLSITLDLERYERL; this comes from the coding sequence ATGAAGTTGCTGATCTTCGTTACCGATGATAGTGTCGCTGATGCGACAGTCGATGCGCTGGTCGAGCAAGGGTTTCGCGTGACCCGGCTGGCATCGACCGGCGGTTTTCTCCGCAAAGGGAGAACGACACTGCTGGTAGGCGTGGAAGACGCCGCTGTCGATCACGCACTGAATCTGGTACGCGGCACAGCGCCTGGTACGCTCTCCATCACGCTGGATCTCGAACGCTACGAGCGCCTGTGA